GGGGAACCTCAATTAGACGAATTAAAAAAAGTAATCGCAATTGTTGGAATAGTACAAGACATTACAGAGCGCAAAAAAGCTGAAATAAAGCTGGCACAGGTTCTACATGACCATGAAATACTTCTCAAGAATGATCCTTCTTTTATTATTTACAAAGACACAAAAAATAATATTATAAAGATAAACGATACCGCAGCAAAAATGAGCAATTTGCCTAAGGAAAAAATAGAAGGCAAACCATCTGCAGAAATTTATCCGGCAATGGCAGATAAGTATTACGCAGATGATAAAAAAATAATGAAAAGCGGTGAACCTAAGCTTGGTATAATCGAGAAATTACCGGCAGCAGACGGGTCAATCAAGTGGTTGCTTACCAATAAGGTTCCTGTAAAAAATGATGATGAAAATGTTATTGGAATTGCCCTGTTCTCAACGGATATCACCGATCTTAAACAGACCCAGGATGTGTTGAAAGAGAGTGAGGAACGGTTTACGATCGCTATGAATGCATCTCGTGATGGGCTTTATGATTGGGATTTGATATCTAATGAGATTTATTATTCGCCGGGATGGAAAAGTATACTTGGTTATGAAGATAATGAGTTGCCTAATGACTTTAGTGTTTGGGAGAAGCTAACCCGTCCTGAAGATGTTGAAAGAGCATGGAAAATGCAACAAGACCTGATCAATAAAAAGCTGGGGCGGTTTGAGATGGAGTTTAAGATGATGCACAAAAAAGGTCATTGGGTTGATATTCTGTCCCGTGCAGAAGCTGTATTTGATGGTGAAAAGGCAATCAGAATAGTCGGCACACACCAGGACATTACCGAACGCAAAAAAGCAGAACAAAAAATAACGCAAAGTGAGACCAGACTTTCAAATTTAATGAGTAATTTGCCAGGGATGGCCTATACATGTAAATATGACCAGGATTGGACAATGTTATTTGTAAATGACGCGAGTGTACAACTCACTGGTTATAAGCCTGTTCAGCTAATCAATAATTCAGAAATCTCTTATAATGATCTAATTCATCCGGATGATAGAATAAAAGTACGTAATTCTATTGATGATTCTTTAAGGATAGGTAAGCATTTTGAACTGGAATACCGCATTACTTCTGCTGATGGAAAGGAAAAATGGGTTTGGGAGAAAGGTATAAGGAGTGGTAAATTTGACGATGGTACAATCCTTTTAGAAGGTGTAATCCATGATATTACAGTTAGGAAACAAGGGGAATTAGAAATAAAAAAATTAACGGCTGCGCTGGAGCAAAGCCCTGTATCAATTGTAATTACAAGCAGTGACGGGACTACGGAATATGTTAACCCTAAGTATTGCGAATTAACGGGTTATACTTCCGAGGAGGCGATTGGTAAAATGCCTTCAATATTAAAATCAGGAAAACATACACAAGCGTTTTATTCGGAATTATGGAATACAATAAATTCGGGCAATATCTGGAGTGGTCAGTTTCAAAATAGAAAAAAGAATGGTGAGTTATTTTGGGAAGATGCCACAATTGGGCCGATTTTGAATAAAGAAGGTAATATAACCCATTTTGTTTCCATGAAAGAAGATATTACCGAACGGATCATATTACAGGAACAATTTCAACAAGCTCAAAAAATGGAATCTGTGGCAAGATTAGCCGGTGGTGTAGCACATGATTTCAACAATATGCTTGCGGTTATTTTGGGCTATTCTGAGATGGCCCTTTCCGAATTGGAACCAGGTAACAAATTATATAATGATATAAAACAAATTAATAGTGCCGGTCAGCGCTCAGCAGATTTAACAACACAACTTCTTGCCTTTTCACGCAAGCAGACAATCGCTCCAAAACTTTTAAATTTAAATGATTGTGTTACAGGAATGCTTAAAATGTTGGGACGACTAATTGGTGAAGATATAGAACTCTCTTGGGAACCCGGAAAAGATATTTGGCCTGTGAAAATGGACCCAAGCCAGGTCGACCAGGTTCTTGCCAATTTATGCATTAATGCAAGAGATGCGATTTCTGGTGTGGGTAGAATTACAATAAAAACAAAAAATGTTACTTTTGATAAGGAGTATAGTATCCTTCACAGTTTTGCTGAGGCGGGTGACTATATTTCAATATCGGTTTATGATAATGGGTGTGGGATGGATAAAGAAACCAGTGCAAAGATATTTGAGCCGTTTTTTACAACAAAAGGGGTTGGAAAGGGAACAGGTTTGGGCTTGGCAACAGTTTACGGTGTTGTAAAGCAAAATGAAGGATTAATAAATGTTTATTCTGAACCTGGCCAGGGTACAAATTTTAACTTGTATTTCCCGAAGTATAAAGGTGGGGATGTAGGCATTGAAGAAGATGAAGGGAAAGAAATTCCAAAAGGTAACAAAGAAGTAATTATCCTCGTTGAAGATGAGCAAACTATTCTAAAAATGACGGAGTCAATGCTGGAAAATCTAAATTATACTGTAGTGGCAGTGAACTCTCCCGAAGAAGTGTTAGAATTAGTTATAAAATATGATATTAAAATTGATTTGCTTCTAACTGATGTTGTGATGCCTAAAATGAATGGAAAAGAATTAGCGTCTGAATTGACAAAACATCAATCAGCTTTGAAAGTTCTTTTTATGTCTGGGTATACTTCAGAGATTATTACAAATCGCGGAGTTTTGGATGAAGGTGTTAATTTTATAAGTAAGCCATTTTCAAGATCTGATATTGCCATAAAAATAAAAGAAGTATTGGCATAAAAGTGCCTGTTAATATTCCCGCTTTTATAATACTATAAATTATTAACGGCAGATTCTAAAATTGACCAGCTAAATCCACGGCCAATCCCAAATTGAATCAGTTTTTGCTTTCTTTTTTGCGGATTGCTTTCTTTCAGTTTTTGGTTTTTTTTGGTTATAATTTCCACAGATATTTCAATTTGAAGTCCTTCCGGAAACAATTCCTGTAAAGCCAATTCAATATCTGGCGTAAACGCTCCTTTCTCAGCCAGCTTTTTTTTAATTAACATGGGGCCGCTTTTTCGTTGCCGGATTGAATCATTTATATAAAGCCTGATAAATTCAAAATCATTTATATAGTTTTTTTGCTGTAAATGATCCATGGCCTGATTGATGATATCAACAGCAAACTGTTTAGTATAAAGCTTGCGGAACAATTCTTTTTTTAAATGTTGCCGGCGTTGAAGGTAGGAATAAGCTTGATGCAAACACTGATTTACCTGGTTAAAAAATATGATTTTTTGAAATTCATTTTTAGAATAAACCGCACCTTTAACAATTGAAAAATGAACAAGTGTATCTTCGGATATTTCAATTAAGAAAGTGTCATCCTGATAAAGCGAATATGTTTTTTTTCGTGGGTTTTCAAACTCAATGCGGGAGATGGTTATAGTATCATGCATAAATAAATACATAACGATTCCATCACTTTGAGCGATGGAATCGGTTGATGCGAATTATATTTTCTTTTCTTCTGTTTTTTCTTCAACCACTTCTGGTCCAAGACCCAGTTTCGGTTTTAGCTCAAGTAGAATATTTTCCATAATATCCGGATTTTCTTTAAAGAAACGTTTTACATTTTCACGGCCTTGGCCAAGACGTGTTTCTTTGTAGGAAAACCAGGTTCCGGATTTATCGACAATCCTGTTATCAACAGCTTTATCTAAAATATCACCTTCACGTGAAATACCCAAAGAATACATAATATCAAATTCTGCTTCACGAAAGGGCGGCGCTAGCTTATTTTTTACAACTTTAACTTTAGTACGATTCCCCATGGCCTCGTTGGCTTCTTTTATAGTTGCGATTCGGCGGATATCCATGCGAATAGAAGTGTAAAATTTTAAAGCGCGACCACCGGTAGTGGTTTCAGGGTTTCCAAACATAACTCCAATTTTTTCGCGGATTTGATTTATAAAAATAACAGCAGTATCAGATTTGCTTACAGTGCCTGTTAGTTTTCTTAAAGCCTGTGACATTAATCTTGCCTGTAAACCCATGTGCGAGTCTCCCATATCGCCTTCAATTTCTGCTTTTGGGACAAGTGCTGCAACAGAGTCAATTACAATTATATTTAAAGCACCGCTTCGCACAAGTGTTTCAACAATTTCCAAAGCCTGTTCTCCATTATCCGGCTGGCTGACCAGCAAATTAGTTGTATCAACTCCCAGCTTTTTTGCATAGATCGGATCAAGGGCATGTTCAGCATCTACAAAGGCCGCCAGGCCACCATTTTTTTGAGCTTCAGCAACACAATGTAAAGCCAAAGTCGTTTTACCACTAGATTCAGGGCCATAAATTTCGGTAATTCGTCCAACGGGAACACCGCCAACTCCAAGTGCCGCATCCAGGGAAATAGAACCTGTTGAGATAACATCAACTTTCACTTTCGCCTGATCGCCCAGTTTCATTATTGAACCTTTTCCAAACTGGCGCTCAATTTGGGTAACTGCTACATCTACAGCTTTTTCTTTATCAAGATTGGTACTCATCTTTTCTCCAAAATTTTAATTTGTCATCTTAAAATGTTACGGTATGACGGTTAATACTTTATCTGCAAGTTTGTTGGATGACGGAAAATGTAATACAAAATTATTTACAGCGCAATGAAAATCTTTGTACGGGCGTATACCTTGCTCCGCTGGAAGATAATTGGCTGCTCATAAGTGTTATTTCCTGTACCGGAATTGAAATATTAGAAAAAGTATGATCTAATAAAAATTGTTGTTCATCTAAATGAAGGGCTGTTTTTTTTATTCGAGCAAGGGTAATATGCGGACTAAATTTCCGTTTCTCTTTTTCTATGCCAACTCGAGAAAGATTGTTTTCAGTAATGTCAAAGCATTTTACTAAAGGTGAGGAAAAGTTCAATCCTAAATAATAAACACGTGCTTTGCTGGGGTTTGGAAAAAATCCTGTTATCGAAGTTTTTATGTCAAAGCTATCTATTGTTAAAAAAGCAGTATTTAATGCAGATTCGATTTTTCGTTGTAGAGTTGCTTCAGTTTCACCAAAAAATTTTAAAGTTATGTGCAATGCCGGTTTTTTTATCCATTTTAAATCAGGATAGATTTCACTTAATTGCAAAATGTTATCATTTAAAGATTGCTTTATTGCATCAGGAAAATCAATCGCTAAAAATAACCGCATAATTATTATAATTAAATTTTCTCAGTTGATTAATAAATGCTTAATTTAAACGAGCAACCGTCGTAACATTTCCATACCCGTCATGGCACCGCGCATTTTATTAATACGACGCTCTGTACCAAAATTAAACTGGCGTACAAATTCTTTTTCTTTATAGCGGGCAGCAACAAAACAAAGACCCACAGGTTTCTCTTTACTTCCACCATCCGGGCCGGCAATTCCTGTTGTAGAAATGGCGCAATCACTGTTAAATCTTTTTTGAATACCGCGTACCATTTCCAGGGCAGTTTGTTCACTAACAGCACCAAACTTTTGCAGAGTTTCCTGGCTCACTTCGGTAAATTCTACTTTGGACTCATTGCTATATGTAACAATTCCACCATTATAAATTGCCGAGCTTCCCGGAACATCTGTTATCCAATCCTGGATTAAACCGCCGGTAAAACTTTCTACAATTGCCAGGGTCAGTTTTTTGCTGGAAAGCATTTCGACCATAACTTGTTCTATGTTGCGTTCATCATTTGTAAAGATATATTTCTGAGCTTTAATTCGGATTCTCTCTATAAATCCATGCCAGTTTTTTTCAATTCCCGAATCAGTCACCATAAGCCGGAACCGCATATCAACCCCAATTTGTTTTGGCAGAAATGCAACTGGGAATTGTGGATATGCTTCAATTTCAGCTTTCAAAATATCATATAACTTTGATTCGGGGACGCCGGTTGTGCGCATGATTTCTGTTTTAATTTTGGGAAGATCAAACTTTGTTTTTAAAAACGGGATAAAATGATTTGTGACCATTGCTTTCATTTCGCGAGGGACACCCGGCATAAATGAAAACCAGCTTCCATCCCTTTTCAGAATTAGCCCCGGCGCCGTACCAATTGGATTTGAGATTATCTGTGCATCCACTGGTACCAAAGCCTGGCCCCGGTTAATTTCCAAAAACTTTTCGCTTCGGTTACGATCATGTATAAATTTTTTAAGGTCTTTTAAAACCGAATGGCTTTGGTGAAGTTTGGTATCAAAATAGGTACAGATTGTTGCTTTTGTAATATCATCCGGTGTTTGGCCAAGGCCGCCTGTTGTCATCACAATATTAGCGCGCTGATTTGCTTTTTGAAGTGCATCGAATATTTCATCCGGCTCATCAGCGATTGTTGTAATCCACTTTACCGAAATCCCGATATCCTTTAATTGCTGTGAAATGAAGGTTACGTTTGTATTTACAGTATATCCGGCCAACAATTCATTCCCAATTGAAATTAATTCTGCACTAATTTCACTCATCTAAAAACTCCATAATATATTAGGACCTGCAAAATTATATTTGCATAAATCCCTGCCAAAACATCATCCAGCATTATGCCCCAACCAGATTTGAATTCTTGCAATCTATTTATGCCCAAAGGTTTGAGGATATCAAAAAAGCGAAACAGGATAAATCCGGAAATAATTATTATGACGGTACTTTCTGGAAGAAGAAGAAAGGTAATCCATTGGCCTGCAAATTCATCGATAACCACAAAACCGGGATCTTTACCAGAATGTTTTTCTACTTGGTCGCTAAAAACAATGCCTAAAATAAAAGCCGCAATTATTCCGATTGTTAATGCATAAACCTCAGGATTTATCAAGAAATAGAGCAGGGCGGCAATTGCGCTGGCAAAAGTACCGGGGGCTTTTGGGAAATAGCCTATCCCGCCGACTGAGCCAATCGCAAAGGCAAAAAGATTCTTTTCTTTTTTGTCCTTTTCTAAGTGTGCCATTTTTTAGTCAATCGTTTAAAAATCTCATTTATATGAGAGCGATTATACATAATATAATGTATTCCGCTTGCTGCAGTTAATACTGTAACAATAGCACCAATAATAGTTGGCCACATAATCCAGTCAGTCCAGGAATAAGAAAGGGTAATATCGGGGAGCATAGGAAAGGTTAGATAAAAAATCATTAACAAAACAAATCCCATTTGAATAAAAGTTTTTGTTTTAGCAAATGAACTCGTGATAATGACTTTTCCTCTATGCAGAGCATACATTCTTAAGGCAGTGATTAAAATATCACGAACAACGATAATAATGACCATCCACAAATATAAATAATCTTTATAGGCAAAAATAAACAAAGCGCTTGACACAAGAATCTTATCTGCAATAGGATCAAGAAATTGTCCAAGCCGTGTTGTATGATTTATTTTTCGGGCTATATAACCATCGAGCCAATCTGTAAATGAGGCAAAAAAATAAATTATTGTAGCTAAGATCCGCGCGTTTTGTGTTTCCTGTAGAAAATAGTATATAAAGAAAGGTGTTAATACAATTCTAAGTAAAGTTAAAAGCGTAGGAATTTTTTGGATCATATTAATACAGAAATTTTTTACTGTAAGCTGAATGTTTTAAAATTAAAATAAGCTAAAGAACAAAATTACAAATTTAGCCCTATATATAAAAATATTAAATATCATGCCGACAGTAGTAGAATTGTGGTTAATAGTATTTTATATGATGAGATGCATAAATCTTGTGAATTATGTATAAAAGAATGAATAACTCTGATGAAATAATTTTTGTGAATGATATTTCAATGTCTTAAATTATCAGATTATGTGAAATAATTATTTTTACTAATCTTATTTCTTTAGAAAGGTTAAAAAAAATATCTCTTTCAAATTGAATTACTATAGAAACTATATCATAAATATAACTCAAAAGTAGGACGTTGTATGGCAGAGTTTAAATTAAAAAAAGGTTTTGATATTAAGGTTGCGGGTAAAGCCGATTTGGAGCTTACCGATTTAGGTGCTCCTAAAAAAGTTGCATTGCAGCCGACTGATTTTCGTGGATACAAACCAAAGCTTGAAGTTGAGGTTGGTTCCCAGGTGAAAAAAGGTTCACCTCTTTTCCATTTAAAAAGTAATGAAGCGATTAAGTTTGTTTCTCCTGTAAGTGGAAAAGTTGTAGAAATAAACCGTGGTGAGAGGCGTGCTATTGTAGAAGTGGTTGTAGAAAACGACTCTAAAGATGAGGCGCTTAAATTTGATACTTTTTCTGATTCAACAACAAAAGAGCAAATAATTGATACCATGTCAAAAGGTGGTATGTGGCCTTTGGTTCGTCAACGCCCGTTTAGCAAAATTGCAAATCCGGCAGATACACCTCGTGATATTTTTATTTCAGGAATGGATACTGCTCCGCTTGCTGCTGATATGAAATTTATTATGCAGGGTCTTGAAAAAGATTTTCAGCTTGGTGTAAATATTATTTCAAAATTAACTGAAGGTAAAATCTATTTAAGTACAGAAAGCGGTGCGGAAGGTATACCTGCATTTCAGAATGTAATTAATGTAGAAAAAAATACTTTTTCCGGACCACATCCGGCAGGTAATGTGGGTGTTCAAATTCACCATATTAAACCGGTAAAAAGAGACATTGTTTGGTATGTCCAGCCTTATGCAGTTGCTATGATTGGTCAGTTTTTCCGTACAGGTGAATACGCATCAGAAAGAATTGTTGCCATTGCAGGACATGCATTAAAGAAAAAGCAATATTTTAAAACAATTTTAGGTGTACCGGTTGCTTCTCTAATAACTGAGGCAAACCTGGCCCATCCGGATTGCCGTTTAATATCCGGTAACGTTTTAACAGGTCGTAAAGTTCTGCACAAAGGGTATGTCGGATATTATGACAATCTTATTTCTGTAATACCAGAGGGACCAAAGGAACGACGCCTTATCGGTTGGTATCGTCCAGGTTTTAATTTGCGGAGTCATTCAAAATCATTTTTATCTACATGGGTTAACCGTGATGAAAATGAGGTTGATACGCTTTTAAATGGTGGAGACAGAACATTTGTTATGAGCGGTGATTACGAAAATGTGCTGCCGATGGATGTCTATCCTGTATACCTTGCAAAAAGTATTATGGCCGAAGATATAGAAGAAATGGAAGGTCTTGGAATTCTTGAAGTGGACGAAGAGGATCTTGCCTTATGTAGTTATATCTGTCCATCAAAAAATGATTTTGGCAAAATTGTGCGTCAGGGCTTGGACTTAATTGAAAAAGAAGGATAGACTGACTCCAGGTCTGAGCAATAAAATATTAATCAATAAAAATTATATAACATAGGATTAGAAAATTGAAATTTTTACATGATCTTATAGAAAAACAAAAGCCTCTCTTTGACAAAGGTGGAAAGCTGGAAAAATACTTTCCAATCTTTGAGATGACGGAGACAATTTTGTTCTGGACAAATGCCCGGACAAAGTCGGGGCCACATATTAGGGGCGGTTTAGATACAAAACGGTATATGATGATGGTTGTTGTTGCCTTACTACCAATGACCTTGTTTGGAATGTACAATACCGGGCTTCAACATTTTCAAGCAGTTGGAGAAGTGGCTTCTTTTATGGATGCCTTTATGTTTGGGTTCTGGCAAGTTTTACCGCTGATAATTGTTTCTTATGCAGTTGGTGGTTTTTGGGAAGTCCTTTTTGCCATTATTCGCAAACACGAAGTGAATGAAGGTTTTCTTGTAACAGGATTATTATTTCCATTAATCTTGCCTGCAACAATGCCGTTATGGCAAGCAGCAATCGGTATTTCATTTGGTGTTGTAATTGGCAAAGAAGTATTTGGCGGAACCGGTATGAATATTCTCAATCCGGCTTTAACGGGGCGTGCCTTTTTATTCTTTGCGTATCCGGGGAAAATTTCCGGTGATAAAGTGTGGATCGCAATTGATTCTGCAAAGGACAAAGTAATTGATGGTTTTTCAGGAGCCACACCTTTGTTAGCCGCTACAAGTGCAGAAGGAAACCAGTCTGCTGCTACTGCTGTTAGCGAGGCCGGATTTTCAGTAATGGATATGTTTTATGGTTTTGTGCCGGGAAGTTGGGGAGAAACTTCAGTTCTTGCAGCTTTAATCGGAGCAGCTATATTAATAGTTACAGGTGTTGGAAGTTGGCGAATTATGTTATCCGTTGTTCTTGGTGGTATGGCCATGGGAACTTTAATGAACATGCTGGCAGGAGAAGGTTCTTCTCCGATTCTATCTTTACCGGCATATATGCATTTGTTAATGGGTGGTTTTGCATTAGGTACTGTTTTTATGGCAACAGATCCTGTATCTGCAGCACAGACTTCCACTGGTAAATGGATTTACGGATTTTTAATTGGCTTGCTTGCTGTTTTAATTCGCGCTGTTAATCCTGCGTATCCTGAAGGTATGATGCTTGCAATTTTATTCATGAACGTCTTTGCTCCTCTAATTGATTATTTTGTGGTGCAGGCAAATATTAAAAGGAGGTTAAGTCGTGCATAGTGATTTTCAAACATTTCGTTTTGCGATTATAATTACGCTTGTTTGTAGTTTGCTATTGGCAACTGCGGCAACGTTTTTAAAACCAAGACAAGTAGAAAATGTTAAACTCGATATTAAAAAGAATATTTTAAAAAGTGCCGGGATAACAGATCCAAACACTGAACTGAGCCGTGAAGATATTCAATCCCTTTATGAAAAAAACATTGCTGAAAGTGTTATTAATGACCAAGGTGCCAGTGTAGAAGGAAAAAGCCCTTCCGATATTAATCCTAAAGCAAATGAAGGATTGATGGCTCTTTACCAATGGAAAGATGGCGAAGCCGTTAAAGCTTATATAATTCCTATTTCAGGAAAAGGTTTATGGTCCACCATTTATGGTTATCTGGCGATTGAACCTGATGGAGCAACTGTTAAAGGTATTACATTTTATCAGCATGGAGAAACACCCGGTTTAGGTGGAGAAATTGAAAAAAGTTGGTTTACTGACAGCTATATCGGCAAAAGAATAATTAACCCGCAGGGTGAGTTGGTTTCAGTAACCTCTGTTCGCGGAAAAATTAAAGATAAAGTGCCTGAGAGTGAATTCTATCATAATGTAGATGGAATTAGCGGTGCCACGCTAACAACCCGTGGAGTTAACGATTTTCTTAAAGAAGACTTAGAAGCATATGAATCATATTTTAAAATTGTAAGGGAAGCGCAGAAGGAGGTAGATAATGGCTGATCAAGCAGTTGAAGTAAAACAGCCTAAAGAGGGCATGTTTTCAAAGAAAAACCTTAAAGCATTGCGCGAACCGTTAAGTTCAAACAATCCTATTACATTTCAGGTATTAGGGATTTGTTCAGCACTTGCTGTTACAGTACAAATGCGAACAGCGCTTGTAATGTCTCTTGCTGTAATGTTTGTTTTGGCTTTCTCAAACGTAAGTCTTTCAATGTTGCGTAAATTTATCCCATCAAAAATCAGGATAATTGTAGAGCTTGCAGTAATTGCAACACTTGTAATTTTGGTGGATCAAATCTTAAAAGCATATTTGTATGATATAAGTAAACAGCTAAGCGTATTTGTTGGGCTTATTATTACAAATTGTATAATTATGGGGCGCGCCGAAGCGTTTGCTCTGCAAAATAAACCCTGGCCTTCATTTTTAGATGGTTTAGGAAATGCCCTTGGTTATGGCTGGATATTAATGACGATTGCTGTTGGCAGGGAAGTACTTGGTAGTGGCAGTTTTATGGGTTTTAAAATAATTCCGGAAGCGTTTTATGCTGCGGGTTATGAAGATATGGGCTTGATGGTTCTGGCACCGGGAGCATTTATTTTGCTCGGTTTGCTTGTCTGGGTCCAAAGAACAATCACCAAAACTGTTCATGAATAATAGAGGTTTGATATGGAGCATTATTTAAGTTTATTTGTAAAAGCCGTATTTGTAGAAAATATCCTTCTTGCTTTCTTTCTTGGGATGTGTTCCTTTTTAGCAGTTTCTAAGAAGGTTGAAACATCATTAGGATTAGGGGCTGCGGTCATTTTCGTTTTGACAATAACAACACCGACAAACTGGTTTATCAACACTTATCTGTTAAAAGATGGCGCTCTTGCCTGGGCAGGATTTCCCGGTGTGGATTTAAGCTTTCTTGTTTTTATTACTTTTATTGCTGTGATTGCTGCAATGGTGCAACTTGTTGAAATGGTTTTAGATAAGTTTTCACCAAAACTATATGCGGCCCTTGGGATATTTTTACCATTAATTGCTGTAAACTGCGCAATCTTAGGTTCTTCTTTGTTTTTAGTAGAACGTGATTATACTCTGGGTGAGTCAACCGTATTTGGTTTTGGTTCCGGGGTTGGTTTCTTTTTAGCGATTGTGGCAATGTCTGCAATTCGTACAAAAATGCGTTATTCCAATGTACCTGCTGGTTTAAAAGGTCTTGGAATTACAATGTTAATTACAGGTTTAATGTCAATGGCATTTATGATTTTTGCCGGAATTCAACTATAATAACAGGTTGTCATGCTGAGGCACGAAGCATCCCCTTCGATTATTGGATTCTTCTCTATGGCTACGCAACGCTCAGAATGACACTTGTGGCGCAAGTTAAAATTAAAATAAAGTGGAGTAATTAAAATGCCGGGTATGGAAGTTTTAGGAATAAGCGCGGTTGTATTTACAGGGGTAATTATAATCCTTGTGGGCATTCTCACCTTTGCCGAATCCAAGCTTGTTCAAAAAGGTGATGTAAAATTATTAATAAATGGCGATGAAGAGAAAAGCCCAACCGTTCAAGCAGGAACAAATCTTCTCTCTACACTCTCCAATAATGGCATTTTCCTTCCATCTGCATGTGGTGGACAGGGAACATGTGCAATGTGTACCTGTCAGATTTTAGAAGGTGGTGGCGATGTTCTGCCAACTGAAGAATCTCAGCTGAGCCGCGGTGATATTAAAAATCATGTTCGTCTGGCTTGTCAGGTTAAAGTAAAAAATGATTTGAAACTTCACATTGATGAAGAAATATTCAATATC
The genomic region above belongs to Calditrichota bacterium and contains:
- a CDS encoding Na(+)-translocating NADH-quinone reductase subunit A, producing MAEFKLKKGFDIKVAGKADLELTDLGAPKKVALQPTDFRGYKPKLEVEVGSQVKKGSPLFHLKSNEAIKFVSPVSGKVVEINRGERRAIVEVVVENDSKDEALKFDTFSDSTTKEQIIDTMSKGGMWPLVRQRPFSKIANPADTPRDIFISGMDTAPLAADMKFIMQGLEKDFQLGVNIISKLTEGKIYLSTESGAEGIPAFQNVINVEKNTFSGPHPAGNVGVQIHHIKPVKRDIVWYVQPYAVAMIGQFFRTGEYASERIVAIAGHALKKKQYFKTILGVPVASLITEANLAHPDCRLISGNVLTGRKVLHKGYVGYYDNLISVIPEGPKERRLIGWYRPGFNLRSHSKSFLSTWVNRDENEVDTLLNGGDRTFVMSGDYENVLPMDVYPVYLAKSIMAEDIEEMEGLGILEVDEEDLALCSYICPSKNDFGKIVRQGLDLIEKEG
- a CDS encoding NADH:ubiquinone reductase (Na(+)-transporting) subunit B; its protein translation is MKFLHDLIEKQKPLFDKGGKLEKYFPIFEMTETILFWTNARTKSGPHIRGGLDTKRYMMMVVVALLPMTLFGMYNTGLQHFQAVGEVASFMDAFMFGFWQVLPLIIVSYAVGGFWEVLFAIIRKHEVNEGFLVTGLLFPLILPATMPLWQAAIGISFGVVIGKEVFGGTGMNILNPALTGRAFLFFAYPGKISGDKVWIAIDSAKDKVIDGFSGATPLLAATSAEGNQSAATAVSEAGFSVMDMFYGFVPGSWGETSVLAALIGAAILIVTGVGSWRIMLSVVLGGMAMGTLMNMLAGEGSSPILSLPAYMHLLMGGFALGTVFMATDPVSAAQTSTGKWIYGFLIGLLAVLIRAVNPAYPEGMMLAILFMNVFAPLIDYFVVQANIKRRLSRA
- the nqrC gene encoding NADH:ubiquinone reductase (Na(+)-transporting) subunit C; this encodes MHSDFQTFRFAIIITLVCSLLLATAATFLKPRQVENVKLDIKKNILKSAGITDPNTELSREDIQSLYEKNIAESVINDQGASVEGKSPSDINPKANEGLMALYQWKDGEAVKAYIIPISGKGLWSTIYGYLAIEPDGATVKGITFYQHGETPGLGGEIEKSWFTDSYIGKRIINPQGELVSVTSVRGKIKDKVPESEFYHNVDGISGATLTTRGVNDFLKEDLEAYESYFKIVREAQKEVDNG
- a CDS encoding NADH:ubiquinone reductase (Na(+)-transporting) subunit D; amino-acid sequence: MADQAVEVKQPKEGMFSKKNLKALREPLSSNNPITFQVLGICSALAVTVQMRTALVMSLAVMFVLAFSNVSLSMLRKFIPSKIRIIVELAVIATLVILVDQILKAYLYDISKQLSVFVGLIITNCIIMGRAEAFALQNKPWPSFLDGLGNALGYGWILMTIAVGREVLGSGSFMGFKIIPEAFYAAGYEDMGLMVLAPGAFILLGLLVWVQRTITKTVHE
- the nqrE gene encoding NADH:ubiquinone reductase (Na(+)-transporting) subunit E, which codes for MEHYLSLFVKAVFVENILLAFFLGMCSFLAVSKKVETSLGLGAAVIFVLTITTPTNWFINTYLLKDGALAWAGFPGVDLSFLVFITFIAVIAAMVQLVEMVLDKFSPKLYAALGIFLPLIAVNCAILGSSLFLVERDYTLGESTVFGFGSGVGFFLAIVAMSAIRTKMRYSNVPAGLKGLGITMLITGLMSMAFMIFAGIQL